The following coding sequences are from one Rhodothermia bacterium window:
- a CDS encoding flavodoxin-like domain-containing protein, giving the protein MKILMLIGTQTGNTETVAEAVAQHLAVAGHLIHFVDLADAYPEMLMEYPHLILATSTWGDGELPDNALDFYETLLALAPDLSHLQYAILALGDHTYDPYFCKAAEIFQDILHQFGARQSQAPYEIDAGPTKDDIRGACEWAIKVSLAFNGGGPPSA; this is encoded by the coding sequence ATGAAGATCTTAATGCTTATTGGGACACAGACTGGAAATACGGAAACAGTGGCGGAGGCAGTTGCGCAGCATTTGGCAGTTGCAGGACACCTCATCCATTTCGTGGATTTGGCAGATGCCTATCCCGAAATGTTGATGGAATATCCCCACCTTATTTTGGCAACCAGTACTTGGGGAGATGGAGAATTACCAGACAATGCCTTAGATTTCTACGAAACCCTGCTTGCCCTTGCACCTGATTTATCGCACCTTCAGTATGCAATCTTGGCTTTGGGCGACCATACCTATGATCCCTATTTTTGCAAAGCCGCCGAGATCTTTCAAGATATTTTGCACCAATTTGGCGCACGGCAATCACAAGCACCTTATGAAATTGATGCAGGCCCCACAAAAGACGACATTCGTGGAGCCTGCGAATGGGCTATAAAAGTATCTCTGGCCTTTAACGGCGGAGGACCACCTTCTGCATGA
- a CDS encoding S8 family serine peptidase, which yields MKTFRPLTAWLFLVLAGFSLIPAHQNGLGTKGKRPSLAMMEPGWVILQLKTGALPMGKQLSLPASITDKLADDGLRKVETAFPGLDGGLNKTASALSRTYALQISENTDPWWVAQKLATDDHVAYAEPVYRRKILATPNDPQYLTSQKNAFAAVQAEAAWDVVKGGTGNVVIAIVDGGTDWKHPDLAANIWQNSKEIPSNGVDDDGNGYVDDVNGWNFANNSNDPTGLSNTPNNALHGTHVAGTAAGVTNNGIGVASMSWNAKILPVNASSATADNLMAFGFRGIAYAAQLGAQVINCSWGSEDVYSETENQAIQLATSLGSLVVAAAGNGGEDGVGDNNDLLPHYPSNYQNVLSVGATNATDVKSPFSNYGHTVDVFAPGSNIVSTAPNSNFAFLSGTSMAAPMVSGLAALVKTLKPTLTPQQLGEQVRVTADRIETANPNFASTLGGGRINAKNALTNFLLPALRLERTSFTDANRNGVIQLDEVITLTMGLKNWLATANNVQLKLSSPDQNVVIQTAGPINVGILAAGGTATGTGLQFKVTGTQPDGYVIHLVLEILADQFSLKESFNLVLNPPRFVNHETGLITASITTRGNIGYNGFQDVNNGKGFRVNGTDLLFEGGLLLGVSQGKVSDVVRGDDGSTQEADFQPLRSSVLTIGTGKRTKEETHFVMSDSTANIPINVEVTQKTFADDKVGNQGFIIVEYEVRNLNSTRITGLHGALFMDWDIANGGQDDYAKYDGIRRLGSVQNAVTSPTLIGATKLLTLDKPVNYRSIANNPEIYGSGCTGCNGFRASEKWSFMTTGVQTQTVDKQDVSTMIGATLGDLEAGETVKFAFAVIGARSVDELNAFADAAQNLYTNTITSTEKTPMPEVANFHPVYPNPFAGEGTLSFTINETAQVSLALFDVQGREVKRLKSGMASHGTHQVRLSAAGLSNGLYLARLEVAVGSRKQVFMQKVVLRR from the coding sequence ATGAAAACATTTCGGCCTTTGACGGCTTGGTTATTTTTAGTTCTTGCCGGTTTTTCGTTGATTCCAGCCCATCAAAACGGTTTAGGGACAAAGGGCAAGCGTCCAAGTTTGGCCATGATGGAGCCGGGTTGGGTAATCCTTCAACTAAAAACTGGCGCTTTGCCCATGGGAAAACAACTGTCTTTGCCTGCCTCGATTACCGATAAACTGGCTGATGATGGCTTACGAAAAGTAGAGACGGCATTTCCCGGCTTAGACGGTGGATTAAACAAAACGGCAAGTGCCTTAAGCAGAACCTATGCCCTACAAATTTCCGAAAACACGGATCCGTGGTGGGTGGCACAAAAACTTGCTACCGATGACCATGTAGCCTATGCCGAACCAGTATATCGGCGCAAAATATTGGCCACACCCAACGATCCTCAATACCTAACCTCCCAAAAAAATGCTTTTGCTGCCGTACAAGCCGAGGCTGCGTGGGATGTGGTAAAGGGCGGAACGGGCAATGTGGTGATTGCGATTGTGGATGGTGGGACGGATTGGAAACACCCTGACTTAGCGGCCAATATTTGGCAAAACTCTAAAGAAATACCATCCAACGGCGTGGATGACGATGGTAATGGATATGTGGATGATGTCAATGGGTGGAACTTTGCCAACAATTCCAATGATCCAACGGGCCTTTCCAATACGCCCAATAATGCCCTGCACGGAACCCACGTCGCTGGTACGGCTGCGGGTGTGACGAACAATGGCATTGGGGTCGCTTCCATGAGTTGGAATGCCAAAATCTTACCGGTTAATGCGAGTTCGGCCACTGCCGATAACCTGATGGCCTTTGGCTTTCGGGGCATTGCATATGCCGCTCAATTGGGCGCACAAGTCATTAACTGTAGTTGGGGTTCGGAGGATGTTTACTCCGAGACTGAAAATCAGGCCATTCAGTTGGCTACAAGTTTGGGAAGTTTGGTGGTGGCTGCTGCCGGAAATGGCGGCGAAGATGGGGTTGGAGATAACAATGACCTCCTTCCGCATTATCCTTCAAATTACCAAAATGTATTGTCTGTTGGCGCTACCAATGCCACCGATGTAAAATCTCCCTTCTCCAATTATGGCCATACGGTGGATGTTTTCGCGCCGGGTTCCAATATTGTTAGTACGGCTCCGAATAGCAATTTTGCTTTTCTAAGTGGTACTTCGATGGCTGCGCCGATGGTTTCGGGCTTAGCGGCCTTGGTCAAAACCCTGAAGCCAACACTCACACCACAGCAACTTGGGGAACAAGTGCGGGTAACGGCAGATCGTATTGAAACCGCAAATCCGAATTTTGCCTCCACTTTGGGCGGAGGAAGAATAAATGCCAAAAATGCCCTGACCAACTTCTTGCTTCCGGCACTTCGGCTTGAACGGACATCGTTTACGGATGCAAATCGAAATGGGGTGATTCAGTTAGATGAGGTGATTACCCTCACAATGGGTCTTAAAAATTGGCTGGCAACTGCCAATAATGTGCAACTAAAACTCTCTTCACCAGACCAAAATGTGGTGATCCAAACTGCTGGCCCGATAAACGTGGGAATTCTTGCTGCCGGAGGAACGGCTACCGGAACAGGACTGCAATTTAAGGTGACGGGAACCCAGCCCGACGGCTATGTCATACACTTGGTGCTGGAAATTCTTGCGGATCAATTCAGCCTTAAAGAATCCTTCAACTTGGTCTTAAATCCACCAAGATTTGTAAATCATGAGACGGGCTTAATCACGGCCTCTATCACAACACGAGGCAATATTGGCTACAATGGCTTTCAGGATGTGAACAATGGGAAAGGGTTTCGTGTGAATGGAACCGATCTCTTGTTCGAGGGAGGACTCTTACTGGGGGTTTCGCAGGGAAAAGTGTCGGATGTGGTTCGTGGAGATGATGGCAGCACGCAGGAAGCGGATTTTCAACCCCTTAGAAGTAGTGTTTTGACCATCGGAACAGGCAAAAGAACCAAAGAAGAAACCCATTTTGTGATGTCGGACTCTACCGCCAATATCCCCATCAATGTGGAGGTAACCCAAAAAACATTTGCAGACGATAAGGTGGGAAACCAAGGCTTTATTATCGTTGAATACGAAGTGAGGAACCTAAATTCAACCAGAATTACGGGCTTGCATGGTGCGTTGTTTATGGATTGGGACATTGCCAATGGTGGGCAGGACGATTATGCAAAATATGACGGTATTAGGCGTTTAGGGAGTGTTCAAAATGCGGTAACAAGTCCTACTTTGATTGGAGCTACCAAACTACTTACGTTGGATAAGCCCGTGAATTATCGCTCTATTGCCAATAATCCAGAGATTTATGGAAGTGGCTGTACAGGTTGTAATGGCTTTCGGGCGAGTGAAAAATGGTCTTTTATGACGACGGGTGTGCAAACGCAAACGGTTGATAAACAGGATGTTTCTACGATGATTGGGGCAACTTTGGGCGATTTGGAAGCTGGAGAAACCGTCAAATTTGCGTTTGCCGTTATTGGCGCAAGGTCGGTAGATGAACTCAATGCTTTTGCAGATGCTGCCCAGAATCTCTATACCAACACCATTACATCCACCGAAAAAACGCCTATGCCTGAAGTGGCCAACTTCCATCCCGTCTATCCCAATCCTTTTGCTGGAGAAGGAACGTTGTCTTTTACCATCAACGAAACGGCTCAGGTCAGTCTGGCTCTGTTTGATGTCCAAGGGCGGGAAGTGAAACGGCTAAAATCCGGCATGGCCTCTCATGGAACCCATCAGGTGCGCCTCTCGGCCGCAGGTTTGTCCAATGGGCTTTATTTGGCACGTTTAGAAGTGGCAGTTGGTTCGCGCAAACAGGTTTTCATGCAGAAGGTGGTCCTCCGCCGTTAA
- a CDS encoding isoamylase early set domain-containing protein — translation MITKKYNAKGTACKVTFEVPQEIAEKELAVVGDFNNWNIEEGAMKFVKKDKKWKATLNLTAGNSFQFRYFGDKGWHNDEAADETAYGPFLAENCILSV, via the coding sequence ATGATCACGAAAAAGTATAATGCTAAAGGAACAGCTTGCAAAGTAACCTTTGAAGTGCCGCAAGAAATAGCCGAAAAAGAACTCGCGGTTGTTGGAGATTTTAACAACTGGAATATCGAAGAAGGGGCTATGAAGTTCGTAAAAAAGGACAAGAAATGGAAAGCCACCCTCAACTTAACGGCGGGCAATTCCTTCCAATTCCGGTACTTTGGTGACAAAGGCTGGCACAACGATGAGGCCGCAGACGAGACCGCTTATGGGCCTTTCTTGGCAGAAAACTGTATATTGAGTGTTTAA
- a CDS encoding decaprenyl-phosphate phosphoribosyltransferase, with amino-acid sequence MYFKPRPLRRSGVFYSFLVFPHFYATHTLQMTQKLPSLFRVLRPYHWIKNIVVWSAPIFALHFTIETVLRGSLVFLVFSLIASTFYVINDLKDAPHDQLHPTKKNRPIASGAVSRQQAQFLAGITGTLGIGLACFLPIQALLLVVGYIALQMAYNLHLKQEPILDLLTLALGFVLRALAGAFAMNVPVSKWFVLCLGLLSLFLGIEKRKAELLSLGSEANTRKVLAHYSLGWLHRMESIVSAAALMAYALWTIEAATSSYMLTTIPFVVYSLFRYQYLTENGLGETPEVTLFADRGMRYAFLSWLIFVLIFLALEKGLWA; translated from the coding sequence ATGTATTTTAAACCCCGCCCTCTCCGTAGAAGCGGGGTTTTTTATTCGTTTTTGGTATTTCCCCATTTTTATGCCACCCATACCTTGCAAATGACCCAAAAACTTCCGTCCCTATTCCGTGTACTTAGGCCCTATCATTGGATCAAAAACATTGTTGTTTGGTCGGCTCCTATATTTGCCCTCCACTTCACGATAGAGACAGTGTTGCGGGGAAGTTTGGTTTTTTTGGTATTTTCTTTGATAGCAAGTACATTCTATGTCATCAACGACCTAAAAGACGCTCCCCACGATCAGCTCCATCCAACCAAGAAAAACAGACCTATTGCTTCAGGTGCTGTTTCTCGTCAACAAGCGCAGTTTCTGGCAGGCATTACAGGGACTCTTGGCATAGGTCTGGCCTGCTTCTTACCCATACAGGCCCTGCTGCTGGTTGTCGGCTACATTGCCTTGCAAATGGCCTACAATCTGCATTTAAAACAAGAGCCTATTTTAGATTTGCTCACACTTGCCCTTGGATTTGTGCTTCGTGCTTTGGCCGGCGCATTTGCCATGAATGTTCCGGTTTCAAAATGGTTTGTGCTTTGCCTCGGTTTGCTGTCCTTGTTTTTGGGCATAGAAAAGCGGAAGGCCGAACTATTGTCCCTTGGCTCCGAGGCCAATACCCGTAAGGTTTTGGCGCATTACTCCTTAGGTTGGTTGCACCGCATGGAGTCTATCGTCTCGGCAGCCGCATTGATGGCGTATGCACTCTGGACTATCGAGGCGGCCACTTCTTCGTATATGCTCACCACCATCCCGTTTGTGGTGTATAGCCTTTTCCGATACCAATACCTTACCGAAAACGGCTTGGGTGAAACCCCAGAAGTAACCCTCTTTGCAGATCGGGGCATGAGGTATGCCTTTTTGTCTTGGCTTATATTCGTACTAATCTTTTTGGCTTTGGAAAAAGGTTTATGGGCCTGA
- a CDS encoding cation transporter gives MYQTTFKITKMDCPSEEQLIRMKLAGFQNIVQLDFDLLHRTLVVVHKDVYEPIYQSLMALNLGTNVLESVPCTESPLQNDNTTLERKLLWQVLAINLFFFGLEGITGWISHSMGLLGDGLDMLADVFVYGLALIAIGGTASRKKNIAKIAGYIQALLASLGFIEVIRRYFGTETIPNFETMLVVSVLALIGNGLCLYLLHKSKNTEVHIQASMIFTSNDIIVNFGVILASALVYWTDHKLPDLLIGAIVFVLVGKGALNILKLSK, from the coding sequence ATGTACCAAACCACTTTTAAGATCACCAAAATGGATTGTCCGTCCGAAGAACAGTTGATTCGGATGAAACTCGCAGGCTTTCAAAACATCGTGCAGTTGGATTTCGACCTATTGCATCGAACACTTGTCGTGGTACATAAGGATGTGTATGAACCTATTTATCAATCACTTATGGCCTTAAATCTGGGAACCAATGTTTTAGAAAGTGTTCCATGTACCGAGTCACCACTCCAAAACGACAACACCACCTTAGAAAGAAAACTTTTATGGCAGGTTCTTGCGATAAATCTTTTCTTCTTTGGGTTAGAGGGCATTACCGGATGGATCAGCCACTCAATGGGTTTATTGGGGGATGGTTTAGATATGCTGGCGGACGTTTTTGTATATGGTTTGGCACTTATCGCCATCGGTGGAACAGCTTCACGTAAAAAAAACATTGCCAAAATAGCCGGCTATATACAAGCCTTGCTTGCTTCTCTTGGCTTCATAGAAGTGATAAGAAGGTACTTTGGAACAGAAACGATCCCGAATTTTGAAACCATGCTCGTCGTTTCGGTGCTTGCCCTGATCGGTAATGGCCTATGTCTGTACCTCCTTCATAAAAGTAAAAACACCGAAGTTCACATACAAGCCAGTATGATTTTTACCTCGAACGACATCATTGTAAATTTCGGTGTGATACTCGCAAGCGCCTTGGTTTATTGGACAGACCATAAACTGCCCGATCTACTTATTGGCGCCATCGTTTTTGTCTTGGTTGGAAAAGGAGCCTTAAACATTTTAAAACTATCGAAATAG
- a CDS encoding bifunctional oligoribonuclease/PAP phosphatase NrnA — MFKEILKLIEKKKRFVITSHVRPDGDAIGSAAALGAYLNRLGKQADVILSDPPPPNLFWLANQLQVQTFDGGIEQRSKIAFADVIFVVDVNTLDRVGALARPIKESNATKVLIDHHLDPENWFDHKAVNVRSTSTGELIYQLIHGHRPEQINHDIATALYTAIMTDTGSFRFDSVVADTHRIAADLIERGDLFPSDIHLKVFDNKAAAALRLLGMSLETLTLAYDDQVGYMSVTQEMIRKTGCHTSETEGFVNMILSIGSVKVGVMFLEIEKGVKMSFRSKGEWAVNKWASRFGGGGHRNASGAFVKDGILEVVQRQVHQLAPESIPQWPKDL; from the coding sequence ATGTTCAAAGAAATTCTAAAACTTATTGAGAAGAAAAAACGGTTTGTAATCACCTCGCATGTGCGGCCAGATGGCGATGCGATCGGCTCTGCCGCTGCGCTTGGTGCGTATTTAAACCGCCTCGGTAAACAAGCCGATGTCATCCTGAGCGATCCTCCACCGCCCAATTTGTTTTGGCTTGCCAATCAGTTGCAGGTACAAACGTTTGATGGCGGGATTGAGCAGCGCTCCAAAATTGCCTTTGCGGATGTAATTTTTGTGGTTGATGTGAATACTTTAGACCGCGTTGGCGCTTTGGCACGACCCATTAAAGAAAGCAATGCCACCAAAGTATTGATTGATCATCATTTAGATCCTGAAAACTGGTTCGATCATAAAGCGGTTAATGTCCGTTCTACTTCTACGGGTGAACTAATTTACCAGTTGATTCACGGCCATCGTCCTGAACAAATCAATCATGACATTGCGACGGCGCTCTACACGGCCATTATGACGGATACGGGTTCTTTCCGCTTCGACTCGGTGGTGGCCGATACCCACAGAATAGCCGCCGATCTCATTGAACGTGGCGACCTGTTCCCGTCGGATATTCACCTGAAGGTTTTTGACAATAAGGCTGCTGCTGCATTACGTCTTCTAGGTATGTCCTTGGAAACACTGACTTTAGCCTATGATGATCAAGTGGGGTATATGTCCGTTACGCAAGAGATGATTCGTAAAACTGGTTGTCATACGAGCGAAACAGAGGGTTTTGTGAACATGATCCTTTCCATCGGATCGGTAAAAGTGGGCGTCATGTTTTTGGAGATTGAGAAAGGGGTTAAGATGAGTTTTAGGTCTAAGGGCGAATGGGCGGTGAATAAATGGGCCAGTAGGTTTGGGGGGGGTGGCCATCGGAATGCTTCTGGGGCATTTGTAAAAGATGGTATTTTGGAAGTGGTACAAAGACAGGTGCATCAATTAGCGCCAGAGTCCATTCCACAATGGCCAAAGGATTTATAA
- a CDS encoding beta-lactamase family protein, giving the protein MMFRFYLSMAVAGLCSVFVFSQPAGFTFDADLSMQAAKAIEAFMQQKKVPGLTVAVSIKNQVVWTRGFGYSDLATKEPMRPNTLMRIASISKPITTTAIGVLVESGDVDLQTSVQKYAHTFPEKKYPITVLQVGQNLAGIRTYREAEYYSKRYFRNVTDALEIFKNDSLMAKPGTKYLYSTYGFTLLGAVIEGASGQDYRSFIRQRVFDPLMMYNTYPEDRARFRMGTAKFYSLQKGKVREAPWVDNSNKWAGGGFLSTAEDVARFGGGLLAEKLLKRKTLEQFFTSGKTENGKETGYGFGWGAEVVEGKRYVGHSGSPVGGSAILVLRPEKQLVIAMVCNLQNTSLKELAYNVLKMFEKKMK; this is encoded by the coding sequence ATGATGTTTCGTTTTTATCTCAGCATGGCCGTTGCGGGTCTATGCTCGGTTTTTGTCTTTTCACAACCCGCAGGATTTACGTTTGATGCAGATTTGTCCATGCAGGCGGCTAAGGCCATCGAGGCGTTCATGCAACAAAAAAAAGTGCCAGGCTTAACGGTGGCGGTTTCCATCAAAAATCAAGTGGTTTGGACACGCGGATTTGGCTATTCGGACTTGGCGACCAAAGAGCCGATGCGTCCCAACACCTTGATGCGCATTGCGAGTATCTCGAAACCCATTACAACGACGGCCATTGGGGTTCTAGTGGAATCTGGAGACGTTGATTTGCAGACATCTGTTCAGAAATATGCCCATACCTTCCCAGAAAAAAAATACCCCATCACGGTACTGCAAGTGGGCCAGAATCTGGCGGGCATTCGTACTTATCGAGAAGCAGAATATTACAGCAAACGTTATTTCAGGAATGTAACAGACGCCTTGGAAATATTTAAAAATGATAGTCTTATGGCCAAGCCGGGTACAAAATACCTGTACTCTACATATGGGTTTACTTTGCTTGGGGCTGTCATTGAAGGTGCAAGTGGGCAGGATTATCGTTCCTTTATCCGTCAACGGGTTTTTGACCCGCTCATGATGTACAATACGTATCCAGAAGACCGTGCAAGATTTCGGATGGGGACGGCCAAGTTTTACTCGCTCCAGAAAGGGAAAGTCCGCGAAGCACCATGGGTGGACAATAGCAATAAATGGGCCGGTGGCGGATTTCTCTCCACTGCAGAAGATGTGGCGCGGTTTGGCGGTGGCCTGCTGGCGGAAAAGTTGCTGAAACGCAAAACTTTGGAGCAGTTTTTTACGTCGGGCAAAACGGAGAATGGCAAGGAGACGGGTTATGGTTTTGGATGGGGCGCAGAGGTTGTTGAAGGGAAGCGATACGTTGGGCATTCTGGCTCGCCCGTGGGCGGAAGTGCCATTCTGGTGCTCCGTCCAGAGAAACAATTGGTGATTGCTATGGTATGTAATCTCCAAAATACTTCCCTAAAAGAATTGGCTTACAATGTCTTGAAAATGTTTGAAAAAAAGATGAAGTAG
- a CDS encoding VOC family protein, whose translation MAKPDLVGLVVQDMAKALKFYRLLGLDIPSEMDAEDHVEFRTEVGFRLAWDTTELVKRFHADWKPATGHRMGLAFLCEDPEEVDRLYHRVIEAGYNSIKPPWAAFWGQRYAVVEDADGNLVDLFAWMNTPEP comes from the coding sequence ATGGCAAAACCTGATTTGGTGGGATTGGTGGTACAAGACATGGCCAAAGCCCTCAAGTTTTATCGCTTGCTTGGTCTCGATATTCCTTCGGAAATGGATGCCGAAGACCATGTTGAGTTCCGAACAGAGGTCGGTTTTCGATTGGCATGGGATACCACTGAGTTGGTCAAACGTTTTCATGCGGATTGGAAACCCGCTACCGGACACCGGATGGGGCTTGCATTTTTGTGCGAAGACCCCGAAGAGGTGGATCGCTTGTACCATCGGGTGATTGAGGCGGGATACAATAGTATTAAGCCACCATGGGCAGCTTTTTGGGGGCAACGCTATGCTGTCGTGGAAGACGCAGACGGTAATTTGGTGGATTTGTTTGCGTGGATGAACACACCAGAGCCGTGA
- a CDS encoding RidA family protein, protein MRNWLFLVLCSLSACSVPPSGVRKIIATDQAPKAIGPYSQAVKVGDMVWLAGQLGLTPGGQLVEGGIEAETKQAMENTMAVLRAAGMNLAHVVQVNVFLTDLADFQKFNSVYGTYFPTDPPARSTVQVAALPRNARVQIAVTAIIHVHKK, encoded by the coding sequence ATGAGGAATTGGTTATTCTTGGTTTTGTGTAGCCTATCAGCGTGTTCCGTTCCACCGAGTGGGGTTCGGAAAATCATAGCGACCGATCAAGCGCCGAAAGCCATTGGCCCTTATAGCCAAGCCGTAAAAGTGGGGGACATGGTCTGGCTTGCTGGGCAATTGGGACTTACACCGGGTGGGCAATTGGTTGAGGGTGGGATTGAGGCGGAAACCAAACAGGCCATGGAAAATACCATGGCAGTTTTGCGTGCGGCAGGGATGAACCTTGCACATGTCGTGCAAGTCAATGTTTTTCTGACCGATTTGGCCGATTTCCAAAAGTTCAATTCCGTCTATGGAACATACTTTCCAACAGATCCACCGGCGCGTTCTACGGTACAAGTAGCAGCCTTACCCCGAAACGCACGGGTGCAAATTGCGGTTACGGCTATTATTCATGTCCATAAAAAATAA
- a CDS encoding aminotransferase class V-fold PLP-dependent enzyme — MAADESYWLEVQQAYTVNRTMVNLNNGGVSPAPQIVQQAMKRYLDVSNESTAYTMWRWLEPQRESVRQQLGRLFQCDPEELAVVRNASEGLQIAQCGFDLKAGDEILTTTQDYPRMITTYQQRERRDGVKLVQIQIPVPAEDDNEVVRRFEQGITSRTKIIHISHMINLTGQILPVKKVVQMARRRGIPVIVDGAHSFAHFPFKQADLDCDFFATSLHKWLCAPHGTGMMYVKKDKIKDLWPLQAAPASMDENIRKYEEIGTHPAANILAISEAIMFHNGIGAERKAARLVYLREHWMKQLESSDRVKFHTSRKPGLACGLANVQILGVDSAQLSDYLLNKYNILTVAIKHPEFEGIRVTPQVYTTIEELDRFADAMNLVLKNGLPKT; from the coding sequence TTGGCGGCAGATGAGTCGTATTGGCTTGAGGTACAACAAGCCTATACCGTGAATCGGACAATGGTTAACTTGAACAATGGTGGGGTTTCGCCAGCGCCCCAAATTGTGCAACAAGCGATGAAGCGGTACTTAGACGTCTCGAACGAGTCAACGGCCTATACCATGTGGCGTTGGTTAGAACCGCAGCGGGAGTCTGTTCGTCAGCAATTAGGACGGCTTTTCCAGTGTGATCCAGAGGAATTGGCGGTGGTTCGTAATGCTTCCGAAGGGTTGCAAATTGCACAATGTGGCTTTGACCTTAAGGCGGGGGACGAAATCTTGACCACGACGCAAGATTATCCGCGTATGATTACCACCTATCAACAACGAGAGCGACGAGATGGCGTAAAACTGGTTCAAATCCAAATTCCAGTCCCGGCCGAGGACGATAACGAGGTGGTTCGCCGTTTTGAGCAAGGCATCACTTCACGCACCAAAATCATCCACATTAGCCACATGATCAATCTGACAGGGCAGATTTTACCCGTTAAGAAAGTGGTACAAATGGCACGCCGACGGGGAATTCCGGTCATTGTGGATGGTGCACACTCTTTTGCGCATTTCCCATTTAAACAAGCGGATTTGGACTGCGACTTCTTTGCCACGAGTTTGCATAAATGGCTTTGTGCCCCGCATGGAACTGGCATGATGTATGTCAAAAAAGACAAAATCAAAGACCTTTGGCCCTTACAAGCTGCACCAGCCTCGATGGATGAAAACATTCGGAAATACGAGGAAATCGGGACGCATCCAGCTGCCAATATCTTGGCTATTTCGGAAGCCATCATGTTTCACAATGGGATTGGGGCAGAGCGTAAAGCGGCACGCTTGGTGTACCTTCGCGAACATTGGATGAAGCAATTGGAAAGCTCGGATCGCGTGAAATTCCACACCAGTCGTAAACCCGGTCTGGCCTGTGGTTTGGCGAATGTGCAAATTCTGGGCGTGGACTCTGCACAACTCAGTGACTATTTACTCAATAAATACAACATCTTAACGGTTGCGATTAAGCATCCGGAATTCGAGGGAATTCGCGTAACGCCACAGGTTTATACCACCATAGAGGAATTAGACCGCTTTGCAGATGCCATGAATCTGGTTCTAAAAAACGGACTTCCAAAAACCTAA
- a CDS encoding GntR family transcriptional regulator — protein MMRSPQSQSKGALTENLIEEIKYKIATGAFKVNDPMPSTRSLGDRLGVSFHTVRKAYQELERQGYLAVSGSRHYRVASRDQAGKTERMEAGAAIVQDALRRLVGLGLEDEEVRYLFEEQIDEVFKPPQWRFAFAAAYPELVEGGVQQLHDLLHEPIEGVTFNFLRSVREADLLITPFMNIRAVQERLPKTEIQGVFLSIAPDVLQMVAEVLPNETIVLVARDSETIPYLIAALKVETGFAGQLFGIALDGIAAAEKSLLETAQVVLFTPACKRRLIHLLSNKRHAMVRQQISRESCAFLLQKIPRQVS, from the coding sequence ATGATGCGCTCCCCTCAAAGCCAAAGCAAAGGCGCTTTAACCGAAAACCTCATAGAGGAAATTAAATACAAGATCGCAACTGGGGCGTTCAAAGTAAACGATCCCATGCCTTCTACACGAAGTCTGGGCGACCGATTGGGCGTCTCCTTTCATACCGTTCGGAAGGCTTATCAGGAATTGGAACGTCAAGGGTACTTGGCAGTTTCTGGGAGCCGCCATTATCGGGTGGCCTCGCGCGACCAAGCGGGCAAGACGGAAAGGATGGAGGCTGGAGCCGCTATTGTACAAGATGCGCTTCGACGGTTGGTGGGTTTAGGTTTAGAGGACGAAGAAGTACGCTACCTGTTTGAAGAACAAATTGATGAGGTGTTCAAGCCACCCCAATGGCGGTTCGCTTTCGCTGCTGCTTATCCCGAATTGGTTGAAGGCGGCGTTCAACAATTACACGACCTCCTCCATGAGCCTATCGAGGGTGTTACATTCAATTTTCTGCGCTCTGTTCGGGAAGCAGATCTGTTAATTACCCCATTTATGAACATTCGTGCTGTTCAGGAGCGCTTACCAAAGACCGAAATTCAAGGTGTCTTTTTGTCTATTGCACCAGATGTCCTTCAGATGGTGGCTGAGGTACTCCCGAACGAAACCATTGTTTTGGTGGCACGAGATTCCGAAACCATACCATATCTAATCGCTGCTCTCAAAGTAGAAACAGGATTCGCCGGACAGCTCTTTGGGATTGCCTTGGATGGAATCGCCGCAGCAGAAAAGTCATTATTGGAGACGGCTCAGGTGGTTTTGTTTACACCAGCCTGCAAACGACGCCTAATCCACTTGCTCTCAAATAAGCGACATGCGATGGTACGCCAACAAATTAGCCGAGAATCTTGTGCTTTTTTACTGCAAAAAATCCCTCGACAGGTCTCCTAA